From Gemmatimonadota bacterium, the proteins below share one genomic window:
- the purL gene encoding phosphoribosylformylglycinamidine synthase, translated as MSLKHFFRMPALSPTQQHTLLQLSRQRVSTHIHDIETEYCFNIQIGSPLSAGQQNRLIYLLSETFEADQFAEQSFLTGPGTILEVGPRMNFSTAWSTNATAICHACGITQISRIERSRRYLIKPALSLDQQNIFLSLVHDRMTECLYPNPLTSFDSDAKPEPVSEIPLVEGGRRALEKINRTMGLAFDEWDLNYYTDLFLDEIGRNPTNVECFDIAQSNSEHCRHWFFKGRLIIDGEEIPDHLIAMIQSTLKANPNNSTIAFKDNSSAIQGYPIRTIVPTTIGNPSPFTFSDRACDIIFTAETHNFPSGVAPFPGAETGTGGRIRDVQATGRGALVIAGTAAYCVGNLYIPGYDLPWENPKFQYPDNLATPLQIAIEASNGASDYGNKFGEPLIQGYTRSYGMRLPNGERREWIKPIMFSGGIGQMDARHTNKEKPEPQMLVTKIGGPAYRIGMGGGAASSMVQGENEAELDFNAVQRGDAEMEQKLNRVIRACVELGDQNPIVSIHDQGAGGNCNVLKEIVEPAGARIDIRAVPVGDETLSVLEIWGAEYQENNALLIRPEHARLFDALCKREKVIYAFVGEVTGDGRVVVFDSTDNTTPVDLDLEKVLGDMPQKPFKLDRFPIRTEPLILPENLTVKKALDRVLRLVSVGSKRFLTNKVDRCVTGLVAQQQCVGPLQITAADVAVIAQSHFGTTGAATAIGEQPIKGLINPAAMGRLCVGEMLTNIAWARLSAIEDIKCSGNWMWAAKLPGEGAALYDAALALTDILLELDIAIDGGKDSLSMAAIAPGEDGDETVKTPGTLVISGYVTSPDITQTVTPDLKYPDEGLILYVDLGADKHRLGGSSLAQVYEQLGNESPDVDDPALLKRAIGALQSCIAKNYIASGHDRSDGGLITALLEMAFAGNCGIQIDLQTRANAIFSLFSEELGLVFEVRPKNLTIVREIFEKAAVPIQTIGKVTSSPYIQISVNNQRVLKSPMPELRDLWEATSFQLERRQTNPSCVAQEEASLHARTGPKFTVPIEPIPTPPAILNASRKPAVAIVREEGSNGDREMTSAFFAAGFEPWDVTTSDLLSGTIALDDRFRGVVFVGGFSYADVLDSAKGWAGVIRFNDGLRAQFDTFYNRPDTFSLGVCNGCQLMALLGWVPFPGLANAAQPRFIRNESARFESRFSTVQIQDSPAIMFKNMAGASLGVWVAHGEGRAFFPRTDVLDRIIDENLSPVRYVDDNNTATEAYPFNPNGSPHGIAGLCSPDGRHLAMMPHPERTFLKWQWGYMPAHWKRDLQASPWLQIFQNAREWCEGKT; from the coding sequence ATGAGCCTGAAGCATTTCTTTCGCATGCCTGCTCTCTCCCCCACGCAGCAACACACCCTGCTCCAATTGTCAAGACAACGCGTTTCTACACACATTCACGATATTGAAACCGAATACTGTTTCAACATACAAATAGGCAGTCCGCTTTCTGCCGGCCAGCAAAACCGACTCATCTATCTGCTATCCGAAACCTTTGAGGCAGATCAATTCGCAGAACAGTCCTTTCTTACGGGGCCTGGCACGATCCTCGAAGTGGGACCGCGCATGAATTTTTCCACAGCATGGTCAACAAATGCCACGGCAATATGCCACGCCTGTGGGATCACGCAAATTTCTCGCATCGAACGATCGCGGCGTTACCTCATCAAGCCAGCCTTAAGCCTGGATCAGCAGAATATCTTTTTGTCCCTCGTACACGACCGCATGACCGAATGCCTGTATCCCAATCCCCTTACCTCCTTTGACTCCGATGCAAAACCAGAACCCGTGTCCGAGATTCCCCTCGTAGAAGGGGGTCGCCGCGCCCTCGAAAAAATCAATCGCACCATGGGCCTGGCATTCGACGAATGGGACCTCAATTATTATACAGATCTCTTTCTCGACGAGATCGGACGCAATCCCACCAACGTCGAATGTTTTGACATTGCCCAATCCAATAGCGAACATTGCAGACACTGGTTTTTCAAAGGCCGCCTCATCATCGATGGCGAAGAGATACCCGATCACCTCATCGCCATGATTCAATCGACACTCAAAGCCAACCCCAACAATAGCACCATCGCCTTCAAAGACAATTCCAGTGCCATCCAGGGGTATCCGATACGCACTATTGTACCCACTACCATCGGTAATCCCTCTCCTTTTACATTCTCAGACCGCGCCTGTGACATCATCTTCACTGCGGAAACCCACAACTTTCCATCGGGTGTTGCCCCTTTTCCCGGCGCAGAAACAGGTACGGGCGGGCGCATCCGGGATGTGCAAGCCACGGGCCGCGGCGCGCTCGTCATAGCGGGTACAGCGGCGTATTGCGTGGGCAATTTGTATATCCCTGGATACGATCTGCCCTGGGAAAATCCCAAATTTCAATATCCCGATAACCTCGCTACCCCCTTACAAATCGCAATTGAAGCCAGCAATGGAGCCTCGGATTATGGCAACAAATTTGGCGAACCCCTCATACAGGGCTACACGCGATCCTATGGTATGCGCCTGCCCAATGGAGAACGCAGAGAATGGATCAAACCCATTATGTTCAGCGGCGGGATCGGTCAGATGGACGCGCGCCATACAAACAAAGAAAAGCCTGAACCCCAAATGCTCGTCACCAAAATCGGTGGGCCAGCCTATCGCATTGGCATGGGGGGCGGCGCTGCATCGAGCATGGTGCAGGGCGAAAACGAAGCCGAGCTCGATTTCAACGCCGTACAGCGCGGCGATGCAGAAATGGAACAAAAGCTCAACCGCGTGATCCGCGCCTGTGTCGAACTCGGTGATCAAAACCCCATTGTCAGCATCCACGACCAGGGCGCGGGTGGCAACTGCAATGTACTCAAAGAAATCGTTGAGCCAGCAGGTGCCCGCATCGATATTCGCGCCGTGCCCGTTGGAGATGAAACCCTATCTGTACTCGAAATCTGGGGCGCCGAATATCAGGAAAACAATGCCCTGCTCATCCGTCCCGAACACGCCCGTCTCTTCGACGCCCTCTGCAAACGCGAAAAGGTCATCTACGCTTTTGTCGGCGAAGTAACCGGCGATGGACGCGTGGTAGTCTTCGATAGCACAGACAACACCACACCCGTTGACCTCGATCTGGAAAAAGTCCTTGGCGATATGCCGCAAAAGCCATTCAAACTCGACCGCTTTCCCATCCGCACAGAACCACTCATCCTGCCCGAAAATCTGACCGTTAAGAAAGCGCTTGACCGCGTGCTTCGCCTCGTTTCTGTTGGTTCCAAACGATTTCTCACCAACAAAGTTGACCGCTGTGTAACCGGGCTTGTCGCACAACAGCAATGCGTGGGACCACTCCAGATAACCGCAGCAGATGTCGCTGTCATTGCACAAAGCCATTTTGGCACGACTGGTGCCGCCACCGCCATTGGCGAACAACCCATCAAGGGTCTCATCAATCCCGCGGCGATGGGGCGCCTGTGCGTGGGCGAAATGCTCACCAATATCGCCTGGGCGCGGCTGAGTGCCATCGAAGACATCAAGTGTTCTGGCAACTGGATGTGGGCGGCCAAATTGCCTGGAGAAGGCGCAGCACTTTACGATGCGGCCCTCGCTCTCACGGATATTCTGCTCGAATTGGACATTGCTATAGATGGCGGCAAAGACAGCCTCTCGATGGCTGCAATCGCACCGGGAGAGGATGGCGACGAAACGGTCAAAACACCCGGCACACTCGTCATATCGGGCTATGTCACCAGTCCCGACATTACACAGACCGTCACCCCCGACTTAAAATATCCCGATGAAGGCCTCATACTTTACGTCGATCTCGGCGCAGACAAACATCGCCTCGGCGGGTCTTCTCTAGCCCAGGTGTACGAGCAACTCGGCAACGAGTCGCCAGATGTCGATGATCCCGCCCTGCTCAAACGCGCGATTGGCGCACTCCAATCCTGTATAGCAAAAAATTACATTGCCTCGGGACACGACCGCAGCGATGGCGGTCTTATCACCGCGCTTTTAGAAATGGCTTTTGCTGGCAACTGTGGTATTCAGATCGATCTTCAAACCCGTGCCAATGCAATTTTCTCGCTCTTTTCCGAAGAACTCGGCCTCGTCTTTGAAGTGCGTCCCAAAAATCTGACGATTGTGCGAGAAATTTTTGAAAAAGCTGCCGTGCCTATCCAGACCATTGGAAAAGTAACCTCCAGTCCCTACATCCAGATTTCTGTCAACAACCAGCGCGTTCTCAAAAGTCCCATGCCCGAATTGCGCGACTTATGGGAAGCTACGAGTTTCCAACTCGAACGCAGGCAGACCAATCCGTCCTGCGTCGCACAAGAAGAGGCGTCTTTGCACGCGCGCACAGGTCCTAAATTTACTGTTCCCATTGAGCCAATACCCACGCCACCCGCCATCCTCAATGCGAGTCGCAAGCCCGCAGTCGCCATCGTGCGTGAAGAGGGCAGCAATGGAGACCGCGAAATGACCTCTGCATTTTTTGCAGCGGGCTTTGAACCCTGGGATGTGACCACCAGCGATCTCTTATCTGGTACCATCGCACTCGACGATCGGTTCAGAGGAGTCGTGTTTGTAGGTGGATTCAGCTACGCCGATGTGCTCGACTCGGCCAAAGGGTGGGCTGGCGTGATTCGCTTCAACGACGGCCTACGCGCTCAATTCGATACCTTCTACAACCGCCCGGATACCTTCAGCCTCGGCGTGTGCAACGGCTGTCAACTTATGGCCCTGCTCGGCTGGGTTCCATTTCCCGGCCTTGCCAACGCGGCACAACCCCGGTTTATTCGCAACGAATCCGCGCGTTTTGAATCCCGTTTTTCCACTGTGCAAATTCAGGACAGTCCAGCGATTATGTTCAAAAACATGGCCGGTGCATCCCTCGGCGTGTGGGTCGCGCACGGCGAAGGCCGCGCATTTTTCCCCCGCACAGACGTACTCGACCGCATCATAGATGAAAACCTCTCCCCCGTGCGCTATGTCGATGACAACAATACCGCAACCGAAGCCTATCCCTTTAACCCAAATGGTTCGCCACACGGTATTGCCGGTCTTTGCTCCCCCGATGGTCGCCACCTCGCCATGATGCCCCATCCCGAACGCACCTTTCTCAAGTGGCAATGGGGCTATATGCCAGCGCACTGGAAACGCGATCTTCAAGCATCTCCATGGCTCCAAATATTTCAAAACGCCCGCGAGTGGTGTGAGGGTAAAACGTAA
- the rfbC gene encoding dTDP-4-dehydrorhamnose 3,5-epimerase: MSFEFEHLAIPDVILVRAKRFSDDRGFFVETYKRDDFKANGISEMFVQDNHSHSTRGVLRGLHYQKVPRAQGKLIQVLKGEIYDVAVDIRRGSPTYGQWTGIHLSEARSELLYVPPGFAHGFCVLSEMADFTYKCTDIYAPETYRGISWDDPNLGISWPIKNPILSRRDQNLPPLKEADNNFIY, from the coding sequence ATGTCCTTTGAATTTGAACACCTCGCCATACCCGACGTCATTCTCGTTCGCGCAAAGCGATTTTCCGACGATCGCGGTTTTTTTGTCGAAACGTACAAACGAGACGACTTCAAAGCCAACGGCATTTCAGAAATGTTCGTTCAGGATAACCACTCTCACTCTACCCGCGGCGTGCTGCGCGGATTGCACTACCAAAAAGTCCCCCGCGCACAGGGCAAACTCATCCAGGTGCTCAAAGGCGAAATATACGATGTTGCCGTCGATATTCGACGGGGGTCCCCCACTTATGGTCAATGGACCGGCATTCATCTTTCCGAAGCGCGATCCGAACTCCTGTATGTTCCCCCCGGCTTTGCACACGGATTTTGCGTTCTCAGCGAGATGGCGGACTTCACATACAAATGCACGGATATTTACGCGCCAGAGACCTATCGCGGTATTTCCTGGGATGATCCCAACTTAGGCATTTCCTGGCCGATAAAAAATCCTATCCTTTCCAGGCGCGATCAAAATCTTCCCCCACTCAAAGAGGCAGACAACAATTTCATTTACTGA
- the purB gene encoding adenylosuccinate lyase, which translates to MTLTALSPLDNRYTSRLTDLVPCLSHFALIAYRVQIEIEWLRFQSEHPVLTHVRTFTDAEHQILKSWIETFDEQQAQRVVAIERVTNHDVKSVEYYVRERLEETSLADVCEAVHFCCTSEDISNLAHALMLKSAIKDVFLPLAQEVIQITSQLAQDTKSLPILARTHGQPATPTTMGKELAVFVYRWQRQIKQATQLEYLGKFNGATGNYNAHVAAYPEVCWHDLARDFVQRLGLTFNPLTTQIESHDYMAEIFHLIVRFNTISLDFARDMWTYISLSYFRQKTVASEVGSSTMPHKVNPIDFENAEANLGISTALLEHLSTKLPVSRLQRDLSDSSASRNIGPAIGHACLALKSILNGMGKVAIDKQAIAGDLENAWEILGEAVQTVMRKTGYENAYELMKDLTRGTDITKTDLDDFLNSLALPQEDLKNLKNLTPESYIGLAPQLVDDIL; encoded by the coding sequence ATGACCCTCACCGCACTCTCTCCCCTCGACAATCGCTACACGAGCCGCTTGACAGATCTCGTTCCCTGTCTCTCGCATTTTGCGCTAATAGCCTATCGCGTGCAAATCGAAATCGAATGGTTGCGCTTCCAATCAGAGCATCCCGTACTCACACACGTCCGCACATTCACCGATGCCGAACACCAGATATTGAAGTCCTGGATAGAAACTTTCGATGAACAGCAGGCCCAGCGCGTTGTTGCAATCGAAAGAGTCACCAATCACGATGTCAAATCCGTCGAATACTACGTCAGAGAACGCCTTGAGGAAACATCGCTCGCCGACGTCTGTGAAGCCGTGCATTTTTGCTGCACCTCTGAGGACATCAGCAATCTCGCCCACGCGCTCATGCTCAAATCCGCTATCAAAGATGTCTTTCTTCCACTGGCACAGGAAGTTATACAAATCACTTCACAACTCGCGCAGGACACCAAAAGCCTCCCCATACTCGCGCGTACACACGGTCAACCCGCCACCCCGACCACAATGGGCAAAGAACTCGCCGTATTTGTCTATCGCTGGCAGCGGCAGATCAAACAGGCCACACAGCTCGAATACCTCGGCAAATTCAATGGTGCCACCGGCAATTACAACGCGCATGTCGCGGCTTATCCCGAAGTGTGCTGGCACGACCTCGCCCGCGATTTCGTCCAGCGTCTCGGTCTCACATTCAATCCCCTCACCACGCAGATTGAATCGCACGATTATATGGCCGAAATTTTTCACCTGATCGTCCGCTTCAACACCATCTCACTCGACTTTGCCCGCGACATGTGGACATACATATCTCTATCCTATTTTCGCCAGAAAACAGTCGCATCAGAAGTCGGATCCTCGACCATGCCCCACAAAGTCAATCCCATCGACTTTGAAAATGCCGAAGCCAATCTGGGCATCAGCACAGCCCTGCTCGAACACCTATCGACCAAATTACCCGTCTCACGCCTCCAGCGCGATCTGTCCGACTCCTCAGCCAGCCGCAATATTGGCCCGGCCATCGGCCATGCGTGTCTCGCCCTGAAATCCATCCTGAATGGTATGGGCAAGGTCGCCATCGATAAACAGGCCATTGCCGGCGATCTCGAAAACGCCTGGGAAATCCTCGGCGAAGCCGTGCAAACCGTCATGCGGAAAACTGGATATGAAAACGCCTACGAACTTATGAAAGACCTCACCCGAGGTACAGACATTACAAAGACCGATCTCGACGACTTTCTCAACTCCCTCGCCCTCCCCCAGGAAGACCTCAAAAACCTGAAAAACCTGACGCCTGAATCCTATATAGGACTTGCCCCGCAGCTTGTGGATGATATTTTGTAA
- the rbsK gene encoding ribokinase: protein MSRVLVIGSSNTDLVIRANKLPSPGETVLGGAFFTAAGGKGANQAVAAARAGAQVTFIARLGCDDFGAQALSAFQREMIDTQWIVSDPHLPSGVAFILVDDRGENSIAVASGANAALSPDQIQDQVYENAEICLLQLEIPLETVVHAASLSRKNKTRVVLNPAPAADLPAEIWSHLFLITPNQTETEYLTGIPPNSSQNIAKAADKLLQKGAQNAIITLGAQGAFLATPDQTLHIPAFKATPIDTTGAGDAFNGALSCALSENQSLETAIRFACAAGALTVGKAGAQPAIPTRDQIDALLANLP from the coding sequence ATGTCTCGCGTTCTCGTCATAGGCAGTTCCAATACCGATCTGGTTATTCGCGCCAATAAATTGCCATCGCCGGGGGAAACAGTACTCGGCGGCGCGTTCTTTACCGCTGCAGGCGGCAAAGGCGCCAACCAGGCCGTTGCCGCAGCCCGCGCAGGGGCGCAGGTCACATTTATAGCGCGCCTGGGGTGTGATGATTTTGGTGCGCAAGCTCTATCGGCCTTTCAACGCGAGATGATCGACACCCAATGGATTGTATCCGACCCCCATCTGCCTTCAGGCGTTGCTTTTATCCTCGTGGATGATCGTGGTGAAAACAGCATTGCGGTCGCTTCAGGCGCAAATGCGGCCCTGTCACCCGATCAAATCCAAGATCAGGTCTATGAGAATGCAGAAATATGCTTGCTTCAACTCGAAATCCCGCTTGAAACCGTCGTCCATGCCGCATCTTTATCGAGAAAAAATAAGACCCGCGTCGTACTCAATCCAGCGCCAGCAGCAGACCTGCCAGCCGAAATCTGGTCTCACCTGTTTCTCATTACGCCCAATCAAACTGAGACCGAATACCTCACGGGAATCCCTCCCAACAGCTCTCAAAATATCGCAAAGGCAGCCGACAAACTCCTCCAAAAAGGCGCTCAAAACGCGATCATCACCCTGGGAGCACAGGGCGCGTTTTTGGCGACACCAGATCAAACTTTACACATACCGGCTTTTAAAGCTACACCAATAGATACCACAGGTGCCGGCGATGCCTTTAATGGCGCGCTATCCTGCGCCTTAAGCGAAAACCAATCCCTTGAAACCGCCATTCGCTTTGCGTGCGCCGCAGGCGCTCTCACCGTCGGCAAAGCAGGTGCTCAACCCGCGATTCCCACCAGAGATCAAATCGACGCGCTATTGGCGAATCTCCCTTGA
- the bamD gene encoding outer membrane protein assembly factor BamD: protein MKRFLHICCACLIALSVGCAQKKYRRLSPEVYYKDAQDALKNKKCYDAELLFRNMLSDFPGSHLSDEAQFGLGKAYQCQKDYVTAIFEYERLLNEYPVSPYAAEARFQIGECYYQDARDIHHDQDETHKAIREFARFIEDYPQSDLVSQAENRINALRNQLARKDIMIAYDYILWKYYSSAKLYAEGILKEYPDTEAALEARFIIAQVNFKTGALDEALNELTLLIGRDLPAKLKEKVIEEMEKIKKAQSKLRVEKP, encoded by the coding sequence ATGAAACGATTTTTACATATTTGTTGTGCGTGTCTGATCGCGTTGAGTGTGGGATGTGCACAAAAAAAATACAGGCGCTTGAGTCCAGAGGTTTATTACAAAGACGCGCAAGATGCACTAAAAAATAAGAAGTGCTACGACGCCGAGTTATTGTTTAGAAATATGCTATCGGATTTTCCCGGATCTCATTTGTCAGATGAGGCGCAATTTGGGTTGGGCAAAGCTTATCAGTGTCAAAAAGATTATGTAACGGCTATTTTTGAATACGAACGCCTGCTCAATGAATATCCCGTGAGTCCTTATGCCGCAGAAGCCCGGTTCCAGATTGGCGAGTGTTATTATCAGGATGCGCGCGATATTCACCACGATCAGGATGAAACGCACAAGGCAATTCGAGAATTTGCGCGGTTTATTGAAGATTATCCACAAAGCGATCTCGTCTCTCAGGCAGAGAATAGAATTAACGCGTTGCGCAATCAACTGGCCCGCAAGGACATCATGATTGCATACGATTATATCCTGTGGAAATATTATTCCTCGGCCAAACTCTACGCCGAAGGCATATTGAAGGAATATCCCGATACTGAGGCTGCTTTAGAGGCGCGTTTTATCATTGCACAGGTCAATTTTAAGACCGGGGCACTCGACGAGGCGCTCAACGAGCTTACGTTGTTGATAGGGCGGGATTTGCCCGCGAAGTTGAAGGAAAAAGTCATTGAAGAGATGGAAAAAATAAAAAAAGCGCAGTCCAAATTGCGCGTTGAAAAACCTTAG